The following coding sequences lie in one Miscanthus floridulus cultivar M001 chromosome 9, ASM1932011v1, whole genome shotgun sequence genomic window:
- the LOC136483984 gene encoding uncharacterized protein codes for MAETAAERAAREAQEQRDREAAAAARAKALDEYEAKYADVHAAAIAVLNIKVLVPVVLDRVANNYTRWRALFLVVLGKYALTDHVLTDVVNDDRPAWLQMNCTVLTWIYGTINPDLQQSTMLKEPNARVAWVHLEDEFLGQRESRALLLSAEFRTVKQGSSSITDFCRRLETMAASLREFGDPVGDRTLVLTLLRGLSEKFRPMVTNIKLRQPFPSFSEARTLLLLEEIDLNDFAGDAGTSSSSTTPAAGAPALLAATGSTNTAWRPPAGGPAPPGRNQGGAPTGQGNGNQGGRPGRRRGRNKQQQQGGQQQQQAPHGQHQRPPAQYQPWAYWPPPAPGPMYRPPAAG; via the coding sequence ATGGCGGAGACCGCGGCCGAGCGCGCCGCCCGGGAAGCCCAGGAGCAGCGCGACCGGGAGGCGGCCGCCGCTGCCCGCGCCAAGGCCCTCGACGAGTACGAGGCCAAGTACGCCGACGtccacgccgccgccatcgctgTCCTCAACATCAAGGTGCTCGTGCCCGTCGTCCTGGATCGCGTCGCCAACAACTACACCCGGTGGCGCGCCCTCTTCCTCGTCGTCTTGGGCAAATATGCCCTCACCGATCACGTCCTCACCGATGTGGTCAACGATGATCGCCCGGCGTGGCTGCAGATGAACTGCACCGTCCTCACGTGGATCTACGGCACCATCAACCCCGACCTGCAGCAGTCCACGATGTTGAAAGAGCCCAACGCGCGGGTCGCATGGGTACATCTGGAGGACGAGTTCCTCGGGCAGCGCGAGTCGCGCGCCCTCTTGCTGTCCGCCGAGTTCCGCACCGTCAAGCAAGGCTCCTCCTCCATCACGGACTTCTGCCGCCGCCTCGAGACGATGGCCGCCTCTCTTCGCGAGTTTGGCGACCCCGTTGGCGACCGCACCCTCGTCCTTACCCTGCTGCGTGGCCTCAGCGAGAAGTTCCGCCCCATGGTGACGAACATCAAGCTGCGACAGCCGTTCCCCAGCTTCTCGGAGGCGAGAACCCTGCTGCTCCTCGAGGAAATCGACCTCAACGACTTCGCCGGCGACGCCGGCACGTCCTCCAGCAGCACCACGCCGGCCGCGGGCGCACCGGCGCTCCTTGCGGCCACGGGCTCCACCAACACCGCATGGCGCCCCCCTGCCGGCGGCCCTGCTCCTCCTGGCCGCAACCAGGGCGGCGCGCCCACCGGCCAAGGCAACGGCAACCAGGGCGGCCGCCCCGGACGCCGTCGCGGAcgcaacaagcagcagcagcagggcgggcagcagcagcagcaggcgccgcacGGGCAGCACCAGCGCCCGCCGGCGCAGTACCAGCCCTGGGCGTACTGGCCAccgcccgctccggggccgatgTACAGACCGCCTGCTGCAGGGTAG